In Scleropages formosus chromosome 10, fSclFor1.1, whole genome shotgun sequence, a single genomic region encodes these proteins:
- the sarm1 gene encoding NAD(+) hydrolase SARM1 isoform X1 — protein MSPRPFWGETTLSVLKSSETQDSVAGLKPSTLTGDTRIGLCRSFPMFSSDRLAVPEYVGRLQTRRSGSEPRAVSPGVSADVREALDSSIPLLREAIGALKSARDSLDVDATLRAVAKVFQLVEEAWVLPAIGRQVAEEICSRIRLEGGLEVLLQLLQTPAVEVTYESAKLLEQILIADNRDYVARMGLGVILNLTRKQDDAQLARSTSGILEHMFKHTEETSAQLIGDGALDALLFWCRGTDPTVLRHCAVALANCAMYGGHRCQRLMIEKQAAEWLFPLAFSKENELIRFHACLAVAVLAANRELEKEVVRSGTLELVEPFIASLDPDEFARCLRDSADCMQGRTAADLQQLLPLLDGTRVEGKCIAAFYLCVETGIKRRQRNTKIFQEIGAVQSLKRIVMYSSNGTATGYAKRALAMMGEDVPRRILPSVPNWKCCEVLTWLQQIGFSAYCGRFQELEVDGDLLLTITDHDLTHDLGMTTGITRKRFLRELRVLKTYANYSTCDPNNLADWLAGVDPRFRQYTYGLVQSGVDPKNLLQISDEQLLSDCHVENGIHRAKILSATRRSSQPCLTDSQPEGPDVFVSYRRTTGSQLASLLKVHLQVRGFSVFIDVEKLEAGKFEDKLIQSVERARNFILVLSANALDKCMGDLAMNDWVHKEIVTAMNGKKNIVPVIDNFEWPDPNLLPEDMRSILKFNGVKWSHEYQDATIEKILRFLKRSRCQDQIDHQENVPESPDAQQE, from the exons ATGTCACCGAGGCCTTTTTGGGGAGAAACAACACTGTCAGTGTTAAAGTCTTCAGAGACACAAGACTCAGTGGCGGGGCTGAAACCTTCAACACTGACTGGTGACACACGCATAGGT CTCTGCAGGTCCTTCCCCATGTTCAGCTCCGACAGACTCGCGGTGCCAGAGTATGTGGGTCGGCTCCAGACGCGCAGGTCGGGCTCTGAACCCAGAGCGGTGTCCCCGGGGGTTTCTGCCGATGTCCGGGAGGCCTTGGACAGCTCCATCCCCCTTCTCAGAGAGGCGATCGGAGCCCTCAAGTCGGCCAGGGACTCCTTGGATGTGGACGCCACCCTGCGAGCCGTCGCTAAGGTCTTCCAGCTCGTGGAGGAAGCCTGGGTTCTGCCCGCCATTGGACGCCAGGTTGCCGAGGAGATATGCAGTAGAATCCGCCTGGAGGGAGGGctggaggtgctgctgcagctccttcaAACCCCCGCCGTAGAAGTGACTTATGAATCTGCCAAGTTACTGGAGCAGATTCTCATTGCAGACAACAG GGACTACGTCGCGAGGATGGGCCTCGGGGTGATCCTGAACCTGACCCGAAAGCAGGACGACGCCCAGCTGGCGCGGAGCACGTCTGGTATCCTGGAGCACATGTTCAAGCATACGGAGGAGACATCAGCTCAGCTCATAGGCGACGGCGCCCTGGACGCTCTGCTGTTCTGGTGCCGGGGCACGGACCCCACGGTGCTCCGGCACTGTGCCGTGGCCCTGGCCAACTGCGCCATGTACGGCGGCCACCGCTGCCAGCGCTTGATGATCGAGAAGCAAGCGGCCGAGTGGCTCTTCCCGCTGGCCTTCTCCAAAGAGAACGAGCTCATCCGCTTCCACGCCTGCCTGGCCGTGGCCGTGCTCGCCGCCAACcgggagctggagaaggaggtggtGCGCTCGGGGACGCTGGAGCTGGTGGAGCCCTTCATCGCTTCCCTGGACCCCGACGAATTCGCCCGTTGCCTGCGGGACAGCGCCGACTGCATGCAGGGCCGCACGGCTGCCGACCTGCAACAgctgctccccctgctggacGGGACGCGTGTGGAGGGGAAGTGCATTGCGGCGTTCTACCTCTGCGTGGAGACGGGCATCAAGCGTCGCCAGCGCAACACCAAG ATATTCCAGGAAATCGGCGCTGTTCAGAGCCTTAAGAGAATCGTCATGTACTCGAGCAATGGCACCGCCACCGGCTATGCCAAGCGGGCGTTGGCAATGATGGGTGAGGACGTCCCGCGGCGCATCCTGCCTTCCGTGCCCAACTGGAAGTGCTGCGAGGTGCTCACCTGGCTGCAGCAGATCGGCTTCAGCGCCTACTGTGGACGCTTTCAG gagctggaggtggatgGAGACCTGCTCCTCACCATTACGGACCACGATCTGACCCATGACCTGGGCATGACCACAGGCATTACTCGCAAAAG GTTTCTGAGGGAACTGCGTGTCTTGAAGACCTATGCCAACTACTCAACGTGTGACCCCAACAACCTGGCAGACTGGCTGGCAGGAGTGGACCCGCGGTTCCGTCAGTACACTTATGGTCTGGTCCAGTCAGGGGTGGACCCCAAGAACCTGCTCCAAATCAGTGACGAGCAGCTCCTGTCCGACTGCCACGTGGAGAACGGCATCCACCGGGCCAAGATTCTCTCAGCAACCCGACGCTCATCCCAACCCTGCCTCACTGACTCCCAGCCAGAGGGTCCAGATGTTTTTGTCAGCTACCGAAGGACCACCGGCTCCCAGCTGGCAAG CTTGCTGAAGGTACACCTACAGGTTCGTGGATTTAGCGTCTTCATTGATGTGGAGAAGCTGGAGGCTGGCAAGTTTGAGGACAAGCTGATCCAGAGTGTGGAGCGAGCACGCAACTTCATCCTGGTGCTGTCAGCCaatgcactggacaagtgtATGGGGGACCTGGCGATGAACGACTGGGTACACAAG GAAATCGTCACTGCAATGAATGGCAAGAAGAACATCGTTCCTGTCATCGATAACTTTGAGTGGCCTGATCCCAACCTGCTGCCAGAGGACATGAGGTCCATTCTCAAATTCAATGGTGTGAA GTGGTCTCATGAATACCAGGATGCCACCATCGAGAAGATCCTTCGTTTCCTCAAGAGAAGTCGGTGCCAGGACCAGATAGATCACCAAGAAAATGTCCCGGAGTCACCAGATGCGCAGCAAGAATAG
- the sarm1 gene encoding NAD(+) hydrolase SARM1 isoform X2, whose product MLLSLIVHLCQLCRSFPMFSSDRLAVPEYVGRLQTRRSGSEPRAVSPGVSADVREALDSSIPLLREAIGALKSARDSLDVDATLRAVAKVFQLVEEAWVLPAIGRQVAEEICSRIRLEGGLEVLLQLLQTPAVEVTYESAKLLEQILIADNRDYVARMGLGVILNLTRKQDDAQLARSTSGILEHMFKHTEETSAQLIGDGALDALLFWCRGTDPTVLRHCAVALANCAMYGGHRCQRLMIEKQAAEWLFPLAFSKENELIRFHACLAVAVLAANRELEKEVVRSGTLELVEPFIASLDPDEFARCLRDSADCMQGRTAADLQQLLPLLDGTRVEGKCIAAFYLCVETGIKRRQRNTKIFQEIGAVQSLKRIVMYSSNGTATGYAKRALAMMGEDVPRRILPSVPNWKCCEVLTWLQQIGFSAYCGRFQELEVDGDLLLTITDHDLTHDLGMTTGITRKRFLRELRVLKTYANYSTCDPNNLADWLAGVDPRFRQYTYGLVQSGVDPKNLLQISDEQLLSDCHVENGIHRAKILSATRRSSQPCLTDSQPEGPDVFVSYRRTTGSQLASLLKVHLQVRGFSVFIDVEKLEAGKFEDKLIQSVERARNFILVLSANALDKCMGDLAMNDWVHKEIVTAMNGKKNIVPVIDNFEWPDPNLLPEDMRSILKFNGVKWSHEYQDATIEKILRFLKRSRCQDQIDHQENVPESPDAQQE is encoded by the exons ATGCTCCTCTCCCTCATCGTTCACCTCTGCCAGCTCTGCAGGTCCTTCCCCATGTTCAGCTCCGACAGACTCGCGGTGCCAGAGTATGTGGGTCGGCTCCAGACGCGCAGGTCGGGCTCTGAACCCAGAGCGGTGTCCCCGGGGGTTTCTGCCGATGTCCGGGAGGCCTTGGACAGCTCCATCCCCCTTCTCAGAGAGGCGATCGGAGCCCTCAAGTCGGCCAGGGACTCCTTGGATGTGGACGCCACCCTGCGAGCCGTCGCTAAGGTCTTCCAGCTCGTGGAGGAAGCCTGGGTTCTGCCCGCCATTGGACGCCAGGTTGCCGAGGAGATATGCAGTAGAATCCGCCTGGAGGGAGGGctggaggtgctgctgcagctccttcaAACCCCCGCCGTAGAAGTGACTTATGAATCTGCCAAGTTACTGGAGCAGATTCTCATTGCAGACAACAG GGACTACGTCGCGAGGATGGGCCTCGGGGTGATCCTGAACCTGACCCGAAAGCAGGACGACGCCCAGCTGGCGCGGAGCACGTCTGGTATCCTGGAGCACATGTTCAAGCATACGGAGGAGACATCAGCTCAGCTCATAGGCGACGGCGCCCTGGACGCTCTGCTGTTCTGGTGCCGGGGCACGGACCCCACGGTGCTCCGGCACTGTGCCGTGGCCCTGGCCAACTGCGCCATGTACGGCGGCCACCGCTGCCAGCGCTTGATGATCGAGAAGCAAGCGGCCGAGTGGCTCTTCCCGCTGGCCTTCTCCAAAGAGAACGAGCTCATCCGCTTCCACGCCTGCCTGGCCGTGGCCGTGCTCGCCGCCAACcgggagctggagaaggaggtggtGCGCTCGGGGACGCTGGAGCTGGTGGAGCCCTTCATCGCTTCCCTGGACCCCGACGAATTCGCCCGTTGCCTGCGGGACAGCGCCGACTGCATGCAGGGCCGCACGGCTGCCGACCTGCAACAgctgctccccctgctggacGGGACGCGTGTGGAGGGGAAGTGCATTGCGGCGTTCTACCTCTGCGTGGAGACGGGCATCAAGCGTCGCCAGCGCAACACCAAG ATATTCCAGGAAATCGGCGCTGTTCAGAGCCTTAAGAGAATCGTCATGTACTCGAGCAATGGCACCGCCACCGGCTATGCCAAGCGGGCGTTGGCAATGATGGGTGAGGACGTCCCGCGGCGCATCCTGCCTTCCGTGCCCAACTGGAAGTGCTGCGAGGTGCTCACCTGGCTGCAGCAGATCGGCTTCAGCGCCTACTGTGGACGCTTTCAG gagctggaggtggatgGAGACCTGCTCCTCACCATTACGGACCACGATCTGACCCATGACCTGGGCATGACCACAGGCATTACTCGCAAAAG GTTTCTGAGGGAACTGCGTGTCTTGAAGACCTATGCCAACTACTCAACGTGTGACCCCAACAACCTGGCAGACTGGCTGGCAGGAGTGGACCCGCGGTTCCGTCAGTACACTTATGGTCTGGTCCAGTCAGGGGTGGACCCCAAGAACCTGCTCCAAATCAGTGACGAGCAGCTCCTGTCCGACTGCCACGTGGAGAACGGCATCCACCGGGCCAAGATTCTCTCAGCAACCCGACGCTCATCCCAACCCTGCCTCACTGACTCCCAGCCAGAGGGTCCAGATGTTTTTGTCAGCTACCGAAGGACCACCGGCTCCCAGCTGGCAAG CTTGCTGAAGGTACACCTACAGGTTCGTGGATTTAGCGTCTTCATTGATGTGGAGAAGCTGGAGGCTGGCAAGTTTGAGGACAAGCTGATCCAGAGTGTGGAGCGAGCACGCAACTTCATCCTGGTGCTGTCAGCCaatgcactggacaagtgtATGGGGGACCTGGCGATGAACGACTGGGTACACAAG GAAATCGTCACTGCAATGAATGGCAAGAAGAACATCGTTCCTGTCATCGATAACTTTGAGTGGCCTGATCCCAACCTGCTGCCAGAGGACATGAGGTCCATTCTCAAATTCAATGGTGTGAA GTGGTCTCATGAATACCAGGATGCCACCATCGAGAAGATCCTTCGTTTCCTCAAGAGAAGTCGGTGCCAGGACCAGATAGATCACCAAGAAAATGTCCCGGAGTCACCAGATGCGCAGCAAGAATAG
- the sarm1 gene encoding NAD(+) hydrolase SARM1 isoform X3, protein MFSSDRLAVPEYVGRLQTRRSGSEPRAVSPGVSADVREALDSSIPLLREAIGALKSARDSLDVDATLRAVAKVFQLVEEAWVLPAIGRQVAEEICSRIRLEGGLEVLLQLLQTPAVEVTYESAKLLEQILIADNRDYVARMGLGVILNLTRKQDDAQLARSTSGILEHMFKHTEETSAQLIGDGALDALLFWCRGTDPTVLRHCAVALANCAMYGGHRCQRLMIEKQAAEWLFPLAFSKENELIRFHACLAVAVLAANRELEKEVVRSGTLELVEPFIASLDPDEFARCLRDSADCMQGRTAADLQQLLPLLDGTRVEGKCIAAFYLCVETGIKRRQRNTKIFQEIGAVQSLKRIVMYSSNGTATGYAKRALAMMGEDVPRRILPSVPNWKCCEVLTWLQQIGFSAYCGRFQELEVDGDLLLTITDHDLTHDLGMTTGITRKRFLRELRVLKTYANYSTCDPNNLADWLAGVDPRFRQYTYGLVQSGVDPKNLLQISDEQLLSDCHVENGIHRAKILSATRRSSQPCLTDSQPEGPDVFVSYRRTTGSQLASLLKVHLQVRGFSVFIDVEKLEAGKFEDKLIQSVERARNFILVLSANALDKCMGDLAMNDWVHKEIVTAMNGKKNIVPVIDNFEWPDPNLLPEDMRSILKFNGVKWSHEYQDATIEKILRFLKRSRCQDQIDHQENVPESPDAQQE, encoded by the exons ATGTTCAGCTCCGACAGACTCGCGGTGCCAGAGTATGTGGGTCGGCTCCAGACGCGCAGGTCGGGCTCTGAACCCAGAGCGGTGTCCCCGGGGGTTTCTGCCGATGTCCGGGAGGCCTTGGACAGCTCCATCCCCCTTCTCAGAGAGGCGATCGGAGCCCTCAAGTCGGCCAGGGACTCCTTGGATGTGGACGCCACCCTGCGAGCCGTCGCTAAGGTCTTCCAGCTCGTGGAGGAAGCCTGGGTTCTGCCCGCCATTGGACGCCAGGTTGCCGAGGAGATATGCAGTAGAATCCGCCTGGAGGGAGGGctggaggtgctgctgcagctccttcaAACCCCCGCCGTAGAAGTGACTTATGAATCTGCCAAGTTACTGGAGCAGATTCTCATTGCAGACAACAG GGACTACGTCGCGAGGATGGGCCTCGGGGTGATCCTGAACCTGACCCGAAAGCAGGACGACGCCCAGCTGGCGCGGAGCACGTCTGGTATCCTGGAGCACATGTTCAAGCATACGGAGGAGACATCAGCTCAGCTCATAGGCGACGGCGCCCTGGACGCTCTGCTGTTCTGGTGCCGGGGCACGGACCCCACGGTGCTCCGGCACTGTGCCGTGGCCCTGGCCAACTGCGCCATGTACGGCGGCCACCGCTGCCAGCGCTTGATGATCGAGAAGCAAGCGGCCGAGTGGCTCTTCCCGCTGGCCTTCTCCAAAGAGAACGAGCTCATCCGCTTCCACGCCTGCCTGGCCGTGGCCGTGCTCGCCGCCAACcgggagctggagaaggaggtggtGCGCTCGGGGACGCTGGAGCTGGTGGAGCCCTTCATCGCTTCCCTGGACCCCGACGAATTCGCCCGTTGCCTGCGGGACAGCGCCGACTGCATGCAGGGCCGCACGGCTGCCGACCTGCAACAgctgctccccctgctggacGGGACGCGTGTGGAGGGGAAGTGCATTGCGGCGTTCTACCTCTGCGTGGAGACGGGCATCAAGCGTCGCCAGCGCAACACCAAG ATATTCCAGGAAATCGGCGCTGTTCAGAGCCTTAAGAGAATCGTCATGTACTCGAGCAATGGCACCGCCACCGGCTATGCCAAGCGGGCGTTGGCAATGATGGGTGAGGACGTCCCGCGGCGCATCCTGCCTTCCGTGCCCAACTGGAAGTGCTGCGAGGTGCTCACCTGGCTGCAGCAGATCGGCTTCAGCGCCTACTGTGGACGCTTTCAG gagctggaggtggatgGAGACCTGCTCCTCACCATTACGGACCACGATCTGACCCATGACCTGGGCATGACCACAGGCATTACTCGCAAAAG GTTTCTGAGGGAACTGCGTGTCTTGAAGACCTATGCCAACTACTCAACGTGTGACCCCAACAACCTGGCAGACTGGCTGGCAGGAGTGGACCCGCGGTTCCGTCAGTACACTTATGGTCTGGTCCAGTCAGGGGTGGACCCCAAGAACCTGCTCCAAATCAGTGACGAGCAGCTCCTGTCCGACTGCCACGTGGAGAACGGCATCCACCGGGCCAAGATTCTCTCAGCAACCCGACGCTCATCCCAACCCTGCCTCACTGACTCCCAGCCAGAGGGTCCAGATGTTTTTGTCAGCTACCGAAGGACCACCGGCTCCCAGCTGGCAAG CTTGCTGAAGGTACACCTACAGGTTCGTGGATTTAGCGTCTTCATTGATGTGGAGAAGCTGGAGGCTGGCAAGTTTGAGGACAAGCTGATCCAGAGTGTGGAGCGAGCACGCAACTTCATCCTGGTGCTGTCAGCCaatgcactggacaagtgtATGGGGGACCTGGCGATGAACGACTGGGTACACAAG GAAATCGTCACTGCAATGAATGGCAAGAAGAACATCGTTCCTGTCATCGATAACTTTGAGTGGCCTGATCCCAACCTGCTGCCAGAGGACATGAGGTCCATTCTCAAATTCAATGGTGTGAA GTGGTCTCATGAATACCAGGATGCCACCATCGAGAAGATCCTTCGTTTCCTCAAGAGAAGTCGGTGCCAGGACCAGATAGATCACCAAGAAAATGTCCCGGAGTCACCAGATGCGCAGCAAGAATAG
- the slc46a1 gene encoding proton-coupled folate transporter isoform X1, with amino-acid sequence MEESDTSAILPQDFLAGPSDSGSSLENVCETPAAVEKDAQTRSRTATGRPPLSCPLGVTVEPAIFLSMFSVALQRPLYTQYLWERISADLGYNGTRDRGCGGSTRPPDAAEQEVESLTAHWNLYINLGGFAVGLLVVTLLGSWSDRVGRRPVLIIPNLGLAIQGLVYLLVMYLHLPVAWFLLGRLLSGLTGDFNAIIAGCFAYVADISSRGSRTFRVAVLEASLGVAGMMASIIGGQWRQAQGYINPFWLAVATNLAAALYVYLFVPESRTPDPGGARIFTREHHRAVVRLYCSQSSGVRRRASLWLYLFCFFLVVTVHFGSKDLYVLYELSSPLCWGPELIGWGSAALHLAYLSSLLGLRTMQLCLADSWVALAGLASNIAGLVVFSVANTTALMFTGYALCFLYLTCTPVLRSKMSKLVDVSEQGALFASVACVEGLCSFVSSGVFSSLYPATLPIMKGLPFLVAAAVLFVPAAIIGVLQCQGQDLDDRDNRETS; translated from the exons ATGGAGGAGTCGGACACGAGCGCCATTCTCCCGCAAGATTTCCTCGCCGGTCCGTCGGACTCGGGTTCCAGCCTCGAGAATGTCTGCGAGACGCCCGCGGCGGTGGAGAAGGACGCGCAGACGCGGAGCCGCACAGCCACCGGGCGCCCGCCGCTCTCCTGCCCGCTCGGCGTCACCGTGGAGCCCGCTATCTTCCTCTCCATGTTCTCGGTGGCGCTGCAGAGGCCGCTCTACACGCAGTACCTGTGGGAGCGCATCAGCGCCGACCTCGGATACAACGGCACTCGAGACCGGGGATGCGGCGGCTCTACTAGGCCGCCCGACGCGGCGGAACAG GAGGTGGAGTCCCTGACCGCCCACTGGAATCTGTACATTAACCTGGGCGGCTTTGCAGTGGGTCTCCTGGTGGTGACCCTGCTGGGCTCCTGGAGTGACCGTGTGGGCAGGAGGCCTGTGCTGATCATCCCCAACTTGGGCCTGGCCATTCAGGGCCTGGTCTACCTGCTGGTGATGTACCTGCATCTCCCCGTCGCCTGGTTCCTCCTGGGGCGGCTGCTGAGCGGCCTCacgggggacttcaacgccaTCATCGCCGGCTGCTTCGCCTACGTGGCGGACATCAGCAGCAGAGGTTCGCGAACCTTCCGCGTGGCGGTGCTGGAGGCCAGTCTGGGCGTGGCGGGAATGATGGCGAGCATCATCGGGGGCCAGTGGCGCCAGGCTCAGGG GTACATCAACCCCTTTTGGCTGGCTGTTGCCACCAACCTGGCTGCAGCCCTGTACGTGTACCTTTTCGTCCCGGAGTCAAGGACCCCTGACCCGGGAGGGGCGCGGATCTTCACCCGTGAGCACCACCGCGCGGTGGTTCGCCTCTACTGCAGCCAGTCTAGCGGGGTGCGGCGACGGGCATCGCTGTGGCTCTACCTGTTCTGCTTCTTCCTGGTGGTGACGGTGCACTTTGGCTCCAAAGACCTGTACGTGCTGTACGAGTTGAGCTCGCCGCTCTGCTGGGGGCCCGAACTCATCGGCTGGGGCTCCGCCGCACTGCACCTGGCCTACCTGAGCAGCCTGCTGGGCCTCCGCACCATGCAGCTGTGCCTAGCCGACTCCTGGGTGGCCTTGGCGGGGCTGGCCTCCAACATAGCCGGCCTGGTGGTTTTCTCAGTGGCCAACACCACTGCGCTCATGTTCACAG GttacgccctgtgcttcctCTACCTGACTTGCACACCGGTCCTGCGTTCCAAGATGTCAAAGCTGGTCGATGTTTCAGAACAAG GTGCTCTCTTCGCCTCTGTGGCTTGCGTGGAGGGTCTCTGTTCCTTCGTCTCCAGCGGGGTCTTCAGCTCCCTCTACCCAGCCACCCTGCCCATCATGAAAGGGCTGCCGTTCCTGGTGGCCGCCGCCGTCCTCTTCGTCCCAGCGGCTATAATCGG GGTCCTCCAGTGTCAGGGACAGGATCTGGATGACAGGGACAACAGAGAGACGTCCTGA
- the slc46a1 gene encoding proton-coupled folate transporter isoform X2: MEESDTSAILPQDFLAGPSDSGSSLENVCETPAAVEKDAQTRSRTATGRPPLSCPLGVTVEPAIFLSMFSVALQRPLYTQYLWERISADLGYNGTRDRGCGGSTRPPDAAEQEVESLTAHWNLYINLGGFAVGLLVVTLLGSWSDRVGRRPVLIIPNLGLAIQGLVYLLVMYLHLPVAWFLLGRLLSGLTGDFNAIIAGCFAYVADISSRGSRTFRVAVLEASLGVAGMMASIIGGQWRQAQGYINPFWLAVATNLAAALYVYLFVPESRTPDPGGARIFTREHHRAVVRLYCSQSSGVRRRASLWLYLFCFFLVVTVHFGSKDLYVLYELSSPLCWGPELIGWGSAALHLAYLSSLLGLRTMQLCLADSWVALAGLASNIAGLVVFSVANTTALMFTGYALCFLYLTCTPVLRSKMSKLVDVSEQGALFASVACVEGLCSFVSSGVFSSLYPATLPIMKGLPFLVAAAVLFVPAAIIG, translated from the exons ATGGAGGAGTCGGACACGAGCGCCATTCTCCCGCAAGATTTCCTCGCCGGTCCGTCGGACTCGGGTTCCAGCCTCGAGAATGTCTGCGAGACGCCCGCGGCGGTGGAGAAGGACGCGCAGACGCGGAGCCGCACAGCCACCGGGCGCCCGCCGCTCTCCTGCCCGCTCGGCGTCACCGTGGAGCCCGCTATCTTCCTCTCCATGTTCTCGGTGGCGCTGCAGAGGCCGCTCTACACGCAGTACCTGTGGGAGCGCATCAGCGCCGACCTCGGATACAACGGCACTCGAGACCGGGGATGCGGCGGCTCTACTAGGCCGCCCGACGCGGCGGAACAG GAGGTGGAGTCCCTGACCGCCCACTGGAATCTGTACATTAACCTGGGCGGCTTTGCAGTGGGTCTCCTGGTGGTGACCCTGCTGGGCTCCTGGAGTGACCGTGTGGGCAGGAGGCCTGTGCTGATCATCCCCAACTTGGGCCTGGCCATTCAGGGCCTGGTCTACCTGCTGGTGATGTACCTGCATCTCCCCGTCGCCTGGTTCCTCCTGGGGCGGCTGCTGAGCGGCCTCacgggggacttcaacgccaTCATCGCCGGCTGCTTCGCCTACGTGGCGGACATCAGCAGCAGAGGTTCGCGAACCTTCCGCGTGGCGGTGCTGGAGGCCAGTCTGGGCGTGGCGGGAATGATGGCGAGCATCATCGGGGGCCAGTGGCGCCAGGCTCAGGG GTACATCAACCCCTTTTGGCTGGCTGTTGCCACCAACCTGGCTGCAGCCCTGTACGTGTACCTTTTCGTCCCGGAGTCAAGGACCCCTGACCCGGGAGGGGCGCGGATCTTCACCCGTGAGCACCACCGCGCGGTGGTTCGCCTCTACTGCAGCCAGTCTAGCGGGGTGCGGCGACGGGCATCGCTGTGGCTCTACCTGTTCTGCTTCTTCCTGGTGGTGACGGTGCACTTTGGCTCCAAAGACCTGTACGTGCTGTACGAGTTGAGCTCGCCGCTCTGCTGGGGGCCCGAACTCATCGGCTGGGGCTCCGCCGCACTGCACCTGGCCTACCTGAGCAGCCTGCTGGGCCTCCGCACCATGCAGCTGTGCCTAGCCGACTCCTGGGTGGCCTTGGCGGGGCTGGCCTCCAACATAGCCGGCCTGGTGGTTTTCTCAGTGGCCAACACCACTGCGCTCATGTTCACAG GttacgccctgtgcttcctCTACCTGACTTGCACACCGGTCCTGCGTTCCAAGATGTCAAAGCTGGTCGATGTTTCAGAACAAG GTGCTCTCTTCGCCTCTGTGGCTTGCGTGGAGGGTCTCTGTTCCTTCGTCTCCAGCGGGGTCTTCAGCTCCCTCTACCCAGCCACCCTGCCCATCATGAAAGGGCTGCCGTTCCTGGTGGCCGCCGCCGTCCTCTTCGTCCCAGCGGCTATAATCGGGTAA